Proteins encoded within one genomic window of Verrucomicrobiales bacterium:
- a CDS encoding TIM barrel protein gives MRVTTRSTALSLRASSLYPTLLSLLCVGLCWASFPLRLPAAVASGLYARSNLVAWCIVPFDSRKRGPEERAAMLEKMGVKRLAYDYRAEHIPTFDAEMEALKRHQVQLLAWWFPTELNAEAKNILEVLRRHGIRAQLWVTGGGTASKTPEEQRAKVAAEVRRLRPIALAAAEIGCSVALYNHGGWFGEPDNQIAIIQALGLKNVGIVYNQHHGHDHLASFPQLLERMKPYLLALNLNGMTAEGDRKGKKILPLGQGDLDLSLLQAIESSGWSGPIGILNHTDEDAEARLLDNLEGLEWLVPQLHGKPAGPKPTPRSWREPQPTR, from the coding sequence ATGCGAGTTACCACGCGATCCACAGCACTTTCATTACGGGCCTCCTCTCTCTATCCAACTCTCCTCTCCCTGCTCTGCGTCGGCCTTTGCTGGGCTTCATTCCCGCTACGACTGCCCGCCGCGGTGGCCTCGGGTCTTTACGCTCGGTCGAATCTGGTCGCGTGGTGCATCGTGCCCTTTGATTCCCGGAAGCGCGGACCGGAGGAGCGGGCCGCCATGTTGGAGAAGATGGGCGTCAAGCGCTTGGCTTATGACTATCGAGCTGAACACATTCCCACGTTCGACGCTGAGATGGAGGCGCTGAAACGCCATCAGGTCCAGCTGCTCGCCTGGTGGTTTCCGACCGAGCTCAATGCCGAAGCCAAGAACATCCTGGAGGTGCTGCGACGCCACGGCATCCGGGCTCAGCTGTGGGTGACTGGCGGGGGAACGGCCAGCAAAACCCCGGAGGAGCAGCGGGCGAAGGTAGCCGCTGAAGTCAGGCGTCTGCGTCCCATCGCTCTGGCCGCGGCAGAGATCGGATGCAGCGTGGCTCTCTACAACCACGGAGGATGGTTTGGCGAGCCGGACAACCAGATTGCGATCATTCAGGCGCTCGGGTTGAAGAACGTTGGAATTGTCTACAACCAGCACCATGGGCATGACCATCTGGCGAGCTTTCCACAACTTCTCGAGCGCATGAAGCCCTACCTCCTCGCCTTAAATCTCAATGGAATGACGGCGGAGGGCGACCGGAAAGGGAAAAAGATTCTTCCGCTTGGGCAGGGTGATCTGGATCTGTCGCTGCTCCAGGCGATCGAGTCGAGTGGCTGGTCGGGACCCATCGGCATTCTCAACCACACGGACGAGGATGCGGAGGCGAGGCTATTAGACAACCTGGAGGGGCTTGAATGGCTGGTGCCGCAATTGCACGGGAAGCCGGCAGGGCCCAAACCCACCCCACGCAGTTGGCGTGAGCCACAGCCTACCAGGTGA
- a CDS encoding DUF4197 domain-containing protein, with protein MNTVPFRATVRSRAMSLLVGVLSLAAGLNAQRAEAQSDFFRRLGLGGGSKSASQAAVGALDDSQVITGLKEALAKGVQQAVTNLGRSDGFLRDLEVKIPLPDAVKKAERSLRFLGQDQLVDNFITTMNRAAEQATPQAAEVLASSIRQLSVADAQSILRGTNNAATQYFRRTSETNLYAKFLPIVQQATASAGVTSAYKQMAGQAGPMLSMLNRDNLDLDGYVTRKALDGLFLKMAQEEKRIRENPLARTTDVLKKVFGSVAP; from the coding sequence ATGAATACTGTCCCATTTCGAGCCACGGTACGCTCCCGAGCCATGTCCCTCCTGGTCGGCGTTCTGAGCCTGGCAGCCGGCCTCAATGCGCAACGGGCGGAGGCTCAATCGGACTTTTTCCGGCGTTTGGGGCTAGGTGGGGGATCCAAGTCGGCTTCGCAAGCAGCAGTGGGAGCTTTGGACGACTCCCAAGTCATCACCGGTCTCAAGGAGGCCCTGGCCAAAGGTGTGCAACAGGCTGTGACCAACCTCGGACGCAGTGACGGGTTTCTTCGTGACCTCGAGGTAAAGATTCCGCTGCCGGATGCGGTGAAAAAGGCCGAACGATCGTTGCGGTTCTTGGGGCAGGACCAGCTCGTGGACAACTTTATCACCACCATGAACCGGGCGGCCGAGCAAGCGACACCGCAAGCCGCCGAAGTTTTGGCGTCCAGCATTCGGCAGCTGAGTGTGGCAGACGCCCAATCCATCCTTCGCGGGACCAACAACGCAGCCACTCAGTACTTCAGGCGCACCAGCGAAACCAACCTCTACGCCAAGTTTCTGCCAATTGTCCAGCAGGCCACGGCCTCCGCCGGCGTCACCAGCGCCTACAAACAAATGGCCGGACAGGCGGGACCCATGCTGAGCATGCTCAATCGCGACAACCTCGACTTGGACGGGTATGTCACTCGCAAGGCTTTGGACGGACTCTTCCTCAAGATGGCGCAAGAGGAGAAACGCATTCGCGAAAACCCACTGGCTCGCACCACGGATGTGCTGAAGAAAGTTTTCGGTTCGGTCGCTCCCTAG
- a CDS encoding PAS domain S-box protein has product MNSNLRLLVGSSSIVAVTVSLALWLISGPSSTLGWLKSVSLVLVLSAGSAALVGQLVRHLAAERLNQLISHLQAIDRDGDYRLRSQLAGSDEVAQAAAHLDSIFARVLQQLSDVALERSKLETRLEACELRLVKEVEQRQMLEADRDEAVAAFEKRVRERTEELSRANQALVEEVTQRTQAEGALREFHVELEERVQERTFELALANEMLVKEIEDRRQAEGERQKLVSLVENANDFIALVSLEGQITFLNDAGRKLLGLKNPIQSVALRVDQIEGESSKGAFRDIILRSVVAQGAWMGEIELLSSDPESRRVAAEVSAVLVRDHENHRPLCVALIMRDITDRRLAEAALHELEERFSKAFHASPASVAIISLAGGRFIDVNRRFLSSLGYEEHEVVGKTMDEIHLWLASESQGKLLEQVEVHRSVRDFQCRWLTRSGEARDVQISAEPLELRRENCVLMVAEDTTERLKLEDQLRQSQKMEAVGQLAAGIAHDFNNILTVVQGHASLLLNDQVNTEKSSESIKCVSSAAERAANLTRQLLTFSRKQVGQWREVDLNSVVHNLSNMLRSLITENINLSVHCYENLPPVRGDVNMLEQVILNLVVNARDAMPKGGTLVIDTSIEEVTEEGVRDNPKGRPGRFVCLTVMDSGCGMDEATLERIFEPFFTTKEFGQGTGLGLATVYGVVTQHNGWIDVTSQPGNGTLFRIFIPALALPPTKKPDPHVESPAEIRGGSETVLVVEDELGLRMLVEAVLQKYGYNVVLAEHGPEALELWDKHPGKIDLLLTDMVMPQGLTGLELSEKLRVKNPELRIIYMSGYTVDFMGNEVAGIREGFNFLQKPYRPEQLVRAVRQVLESEPQPLPRRIAVGAPSDQAKAA; this is encoded by the coding sequence ATGAACTCAAACCTTAGACTGTTGGTTGGCTCCAGTTCCATCGTGGCGGTAACGGTGAGCCTGGCGCTTTGGCTGATCTCAGGGCCGAGCTCGACACTGGGCTGGCTCAAATCGGTCTCGCTGGTGCTCGTGCTGTCGGCCGGCAGCGCCGCCCTGGTGGGGCAGCTTGTTCGCCATCTGGCCGCCGAAAGGCTGAATCAGCTCATCTCGCACCTCCAAGCCATTGATCGCGACGGTGACTACCGTTTGCGCTCGCAGCTCGCGGGTTCTGACGAAGTCGCTCAGGCCGCCGCGCATCTGGACTCGATCTTTGCGCGGGTTTTGCAGCAGCTGAGCGATGTTGCGCTCGAGCGTTCCAAACTCGAGACCCGGCTGGAAGCCTGCGAACTGCGGCTGGTGAAAGAGGTGGAACAGCGTCAGATGTTGGAGGCCGATCGAGACGAGGCGGTCGCCGCATTCGAGAAACGCGTTCGAGAACGCACCGAGGAGCTGTCGCGTGCCAACCAGGCTCTAGTCGAGGAAGTGACTCAGCGGACCCAAGCCGAGGGTGCCCTGCGCGAATTTCACGTTGAACTCGAGGAGCGTGTTCAGGAGCGGACTTTCGAGTTGGCGCTTGCCAACGAGATGCTCGTCAAGGAGATCGAAGATCGTCGGCAGGCGGAGGGCGAGCGTCAGAAGCTGGTGTCCCTCGTGGAAAATGCCAATGACTTCATCGCCCTGGTCAGCCTCGAGGGACAGATCACTTTCCTGAATGATGCCGGACGCAAGCTGCTGGGACTAAAGAACCCAATTCAGAGTGTCGCGCTCCGGGTGGACCAGATCGAAGGTGAGTCCTCGAAGGGAGCCTTCCGTGATATTATTCTGCGCTCCGTGGTGGCCCAGGGTGCTTGGATGGGAGAGATCGAGCTGCTGTCGTCGGATCCCGAGTCGAGGCGGGTGGCTGCCGAAGTGAGCGCGGTACTCGTGCGCGATCACGAGAATCATCGTCCCCTCTGCGTCGCGCTCATCATGCGCGACATCACGGATCGCCGGCTTGCCGAAGCGGCCCTGCACGAACTCGAAGAGCGTTTCTCGAAGGCTTTTCACGCGTCTCCAGCATCCGTGGCGATCATCAGTCTCGCGGGGGGAAGGTTCATTGATGTCAACCGCCGATTCCTCAGCTCGCTCGGCTATGAGGAGCACGAGGTGGTGGGGAAGACCATGGACGAGATTCACCTCTGGCTCGCGTCGGAAAGCCAAGGCAAGCTGCTTGAGCAGGTGGAGGTGCATCGGTCCGTGAGGGACTTTCAATGCCGTTGGCTCACGCGCTCCGGCGAGGCTCGTGATGTGCAGATTTCGGCCGAGCCCCTCGAGCTGCGACGCGAGAACTGTGTGCTGATGGTGGCGGAGGACACCACGGAGCGATTGAAGCTGGAGGATCAGCTTCGTCAGTCCCAGAAGATGGAGGCGGTGGGGCAGCTGGCGGCGGGCATCGCCCACGATTTCAACAACATTCTGACGGTGGTTCAAGGGCATGCCAGCCTGCTGTTGAACGACCAGGTGAACACCGAGAAGTCCTCGGAGTCCATCAAGTGTGTTTCCAGTGCCGCGGAGCGCGCGGCCAACCTGACCCGACAGCTGCTGACCTTCAGTCGGAAACAGGTCGGGCAATGGCGGGAAGTGGATTTGAACTCGGTGGTTCACAATCTTTCGAACATGCTGCGCAGCCTGATCACCGAGAACATCAATTTGAGCGTTCATTGCTACGAGAACCTGCCTCCGGTTCGAGGGGACGTGAACATGCTCGAGCAGGTGATCTTGAACCTGGTGGTGAACGCGCGCGACGCCATGCCCAAGGGCGGTACCTTGGTCATCGACACGTCGATCGAGGAAGTGACCGAGGAGGGAGTGCGGGACAATCCCAAGGGCCGTCCCGGGCGCTTCGTGTGCCTGACCGTCATGGATTCCGGGTGCGGGATGGACGAGGCCACCTTGGAGCGAATCTTTGAGCCGTTCTTTACGACGAAAGAGTTTGGTCAAGGCACAGGCCTGGGCTTGGCGACGGTCTACGGCGTTGTGACTCAGCACAACGGGTGGATTGATGTCACCAGCCAGCCCGGCAATGGCACGCTGTTCCGAATTTTTATCCCCGCCCTGGCCTTGCCCCCCACTAAGAAGCCCGACCCGCACGTGGAATCCCCGGCGGAAATTCGAGGAGGGAGTGAGACGGTTCTGGTGGTGGAGGATGAGTTGGGCTTGCGCATGCTGGTTGAAGCGGTGTTGCAAAAGTATGGATACAACGTCGTGCTGGCCGAGCATGGACCTGAGGCGTTGGAGCTCTGGGATAAACATCCTGGCAAGATCGACCTCTTGCTCACCGATATGGTCATGCCGCAGGGTTTGACCGGGCTGGAGCTTTCGGAAAAGCTGCGGGTGAAAAATCCGGAACTTCGGATCATCTACATGAGCGGCTACACGGTAGACTTCATGGGCAACGAAGTAGCCGGCATCCGGGAAGGCTTCAATTTTCTACAGAAACCGTATCGGCCTGAGCAGCTCGTTCGGGCGGTGCGTCAAGTGCTCGAAAGCGAGCCGCAGCCTCTTCCCCGACGCATTGCGGTCGGAGCCCCCAGCGATCAGGCCAAGGCGGCCTGA